ATAGAACAATTCATTAATCCAGCCAGCAACCAACGTACCGACGAATACGGCGGAAGCATCGAAAATCGTAGTCGCTTTTTGTTAGAAATCGCGAAAGCTACGGGCGAGGCCATTGGCTTTGACAAAGTGGGCGTTCGTTTGTCGCCTTACGGTGCTTTCAACGACATGCAACCAGCTTACGACAGCGTGGAAGAAACCAACACTTACATTGCCCAAGAACTCAACAAATTGGGTGTGGTGTATGTGCATTTGGTAAACCATAGCTCAATGGGTGCGCCTGCCGTGCCTGCTTCGGTAGTAGAAAAAATTCGCAACGCATTCAAAGGAACTTTGATTTTGAGTGGTGGCTATGATGCCGACCGCGCCAATGCCGACTTAGAAAGCGGTGCAGCGGATTTGGTGGCTTTTGGCCGTCCGTTTATTGCCAATCCTGATTTGGTGGCACGCTTAGAACAAGGCGCAGCCCTCAACGCGCCAGATTTTAATAGCTTCTATACGGCAGATGCCAAAGGCTTTACGGATTATCCGACGTTATAAATTTTATTAACATTGCATATTTTTATTTAAAAAGGGTAGGCTTTTGGCTTACCCTTTTTTGTTTTAATACGGATTAGTGTTATTAATGAATTTTGGTCACCATTTCTGATATAGGAATTCTGATTTTCGGCTTAGAACTTAAATAATCATTGGCTTCATCTCTATAACCAAGCGAAAGAATTACGATACTATGTAAATCTTTTTCATTTAATCCCAAAACTTCATCTACTATCTGATAATCAAAACCTTCCATTGGTGTAGCATCCACTCGTGCATTAGCGGCGGCAATCAGTGCTGTTCCTAATGCAATATAGGTTTGACGTTCTGCCCAGCTTTTTTGCCATTCTTCAGTTTGTGTTTTAAAATACGAGTCGATCATATTAAACAAGCCTTCTAATTCTGAGACTGAGACACCTTGTTTCTGGGCGGCTAAACTAATAAGGCTACGAACGTGATCGGTAGTTACCTTATTATAGGCTGCAAAAACTAACAAATGAGAAGAAG
This genomic stretch from Flexibacter flexilis DSM 6793 harbors:
- a CDS encoding NAD(P)H-dependent oxidoreductase, with protein sequence MNLIDDLNWRYATKAYSTQKVSEEKINFILEAINLSASSTGLQPYRIFLIENKEIQAKLGANSFNKQIATSSHLLVFAAYNKVTTDHVRSLISLAAQKQGVSVSELEGLFNMIDSYFKTQTEEWQKSWAERQTYIALGTALIAAANARVDATPMEGFDYQIVDEVLGLNEKDLHSIVILSLGYRDEANDYLSSKPKIRIPISEMVTKIH